From a single Candidatus Neomarinimicrobiota bacterium genomic region:
- a CDS encoding methylphosphotriester-DNA--protein-cysteine methyltransferase family protein, giving the protein MVNTMRESDPSYDGKFYVGVLTTGIYCLPSCKAKLPKLGNVVFFNTREEAIAAGLRGCKRCKSERYPDVLPEWLPAVINFMKTRRGEKLNENLLMDMTGTNISTVRRYFKIHLDSTPLAFHRKIRLKYARELLEDGNDYLTACFESGFESFSGFRDAFLKEFGTSPGEIHADR; this is encoded by the coding sequence ATGGTCAACACGATGAGAGAGTCCGATCCGTCCTATGACGGAAAGTTTTACGTTGGGGTTTTGACTACCGGGATTTACTGTCTTCCTTCATGTAAAGCCAAACTTCCCAAACTCGGAAACGTCGTCTTTTTTAACACACGGGAAGAAGCCATTGCAGCCGGTCTTCGCGGTTGTAAACGGTGCAAATCCGAACGCTACCCCGATGTGCTTCCTGAATGGCTGCCGGCAGTGATAAACTTCATGAAAACCCGGCGCGGTGAAAAATTGAATGAAAATCTGCTTATGGATATGACAGGTACAAACATTTCCACCGTTCGGAGGTATTTCAAGATCCATCTCGATTCGACTCCGTTGGCGTTTCACAGAAAGATTCGTCTAAAATACGCGAGAGAATTACTCGAAGACGGCAATGACTATCTCACGGCCTGTTTCGAGAGCGGATTCGAATCGTTCAGCGGGTTCCGCGATGCCTTTCTGAAAGAATTCGGAACTTCCCCGGGAGAGATTCATGCCGACCGATA